From one Lycium barbarum isolate Lr01 chromosome 6, ASM1917538v2, whole genome shotgun sequence genomic stretch:
- the LOC132599978 gene encoding uncharacterized protein LOC132599978: protein MPERVLRQFGHTQSIPPDVRHELRHYQRDDRAAIDDNFLAFMDVQLHRWENRLGTLAVVGHLTPVEHYMRWYHQITRRLIGNPALRPPRDVGYSALAGQYEALLVAVQRLRILGLEHMPYPGLAGLAAEMVRISEDGIRQAG from the exons atgcccgagcgtgtcttacgacagtttggccatacacagagtataccccctgatgtccgtcatgagctccgacactaccagcgggacgatcgggctgccattgatgataattttttggctttcatggatgtccagctccaccgttgggagaacaggttgggcactttagcggtggtcggccatttgactcccgttgagcattacatgcgctggtaccatcagatcacacgccgattgattggcaacccagctttgcgtccccctagggatgtaggatattcagcactcgcggggcagtacgaggcattg ctggtggccgtacagcgtttacgcatcttggggttagagcatatgccttaccctgggcttgcggggcttgccgcggagatggttagGATTTCCGAGGATGGTATTCGCCAGGCAGGCTag